The proteins below are encoded in one region of Sulfitobacter sp. SK012:
- the lon gene encoding endopeptidase La, protein MQEPLNASYPVLPLRDIVVFPHMIVPLFVGREKSVRALEEVMADDKQILLSSQIDPGVDDPDAAGIFKAGVLANVLQLLKLPDGTVKVLVEGQARVRITDYLENDNFFEARAEYLTEMPGDATTTQALLRSVADEFERYAKVKKNVPEEALTAVGDATEPARLADLVAGHLGIEVEQKQDLLETLSISERLEKVYGLMQGELSVLQVEKKIKTRVKTQMEKTQREYYLNEQMKAIQTELGDGEDGKNEVVELETKIAETKLSKEAREKADAEIKKLKNMSPMSAEATVVRNYLDWMLAIPWGVKSRVKKDLTKAQDVLDNDHYGLEKVKERIVEYLAVQQRSTKMKGPIMCLVGPPGVGKTSLGKSVAKATGREFIRISLGGVRDESEIRGHRRTYIGSMPGKIIQALKKAKTTNPLILLDEIDKMGQDFRGDPASAMLEVLDPEQNSTFVDHYLEVEYDLSNVMFLTTSNSYNMPGPLLDRMEIIPLSGYTEDEKREIAKQHLVQKQIKNHGLKAKEFSIEDSALTGMIRYYTREAGVRNLEREIAKVARKSLTKIIRKEAESVNVNGDNLDDFLGVQKYRYGLAEKDDQIGVVTGLAYTSVGGELLHIEALRLPGKGRMKTTGKLGDVMKESIDAASSYVRSISPKIGVKPTKFDKIDIHVHVPDGATPKDGPSAGLAMVTSIVSVLTQIPVRKDIAMTGEVSLRGNAMPIGGLKEKLLAALRGGITTVLIPEENEKDLPEIPDNVKEGLTIIPVSHVSEVLKHALVRDPEPIEWDEAAEEAAAAALAAKSSGGDAATAH, encoded by the coding sequence ATGCAAGAACCCCTGAACGCGTCGTATCCGGTACTGCCGCTGCGTGATATCGTGGTTTTCCCCCACATGATCGTGCCGCTGTTTGTAGGCCGTGAAAAATCCGTACGCGCCCTTGAAGAAGTCATGGCAGACGACAAGCAAATCCTGCTGTCGAGCCAAATTGACCCCGGTGTGGATGATCCAGACGCTGCGGGCATCTTTAAGGCGGGTGTGTTGGCCAATGTGCTGCAACTGCTGAAACTGCCCGATGGCACGGTAAAAGTGCTCGTCGAAGGGCAGGCGCGGGTTCGCATTACCGATTACCTTGAAAACGATAACTTCTTTGAAGCGCGCGCAGAGTACCTGACGGAAATGCCCGGTGACGCGACCACCACACAGGCGCTGCTGCGTTCTGTTGCGGATGAATTTGAGCGTTACGCCAAAGTTAAAAAGAACGTCCCCGAAGAAGCTTTGACAGCTGTAGGAGACGCGACTGAGCCCGCGCGTTTGGCCGATCTTGTGGCTGGGCACCTTGGCATTGAAGTCGAGCAAAAGCAGGATCTGCTGGAAACGCTGAGCATTTCTGAGCGTCTTGAGAAGGTCTATGGCTTGATGCAGGGCGAGCTGTCTGTGCTGCAGGTCGAGAAAAAGATCAAAACGCGCGTGAAAACCCAGATGGAGAAAACACAGCGCGAATATTACCTGAATGAGCAGATGAAGGCCATTCAGACCGAACTTGGCGATGGCGAGGACGGCAAGAACGAAGTCGTTGAGCTGGAAACCAAGATCGCTGAAACAAAGCTGAGCAAAGAAGCGCGCGAAAAGGCCGATGCAGAGATCAAAAAGCTCAAGAACATGAGCCCGATGTCAGCCGAAGCAACCGTTGTGCGCAACTACCTTGACTGGATGCTGGCCATTCCGTGGGGCGTGAAGTCGCGCGTGAAAAAGGACCTGACCAAGGCCCAAGACGTGCTCGATAACGATCACTACGGTCTGGAAAAGGTTAAAGAGCGCATCGTCGAATATTTGGCCGTGCAGCAACGCTCGACCAAGATGAAAGGCCCGATTATGTGCCTCGTTGGCCCTCCGGGCGTCGGCAAGACATCCTTGGGCAAGTCTGTGGCCAAAGCGACGGGGCGCGAATTCATTCGCATCTCGCTGGGTGGTGTGCGCGACGAATCTGAAATCCGCGGTCACCGTCGGACTTACATTGGCTCCATGCCTGGTAAGATCATTCAGGCGCTGAAAAAAGCCAAGACCACCAATCCGCTTATCTTGCTCGATGAAATCGACAAGATGGGTCAGGATTTCCGGGGTGATCCTGCATCAGCAATGCTTGAAGTACTTGATCCGGAACAGAATTCCACATTTGTGGATCACTATCTGGAGGTCGAATATGACCTCTCGAACGTGATGTTCTTGACCACGTCCAACAGCTATAACATGCCGGGCCCACTTCTGGACCGGATGGAGATCATTCCTCTGTCTGGCTACACGGAAGATGAAAAACGCGAGATCGCCAAGCAGCATCTGGTGCAAAAGCAGATCAAGAACCACGGGCTGAAGGCCAAGGAATTCAGCATCGAGGATTCTGCGCTTACCGGCATGATCCGCTATTACACGCGTGAAGCGGGGGTGCGGAATCTTGAGCGCGAGATTGCCAAGGTTGCGCGGAAATCGCTGACCAAGATCATCCGCAAAGAGGCAGAAAGCGTTAACGTGAATGGCGACAATCTGGATGATTTCCTTGGCGTGCAGAAATACCGCTATGGTCTTGCCGAAAAGGACGACCAGATCGGTGTTGTGACAGGTCTTGCCTATACTTCGGTCGGCGGAGAGTTGTTGCATATCGAAGCGCTGCGTTTGCCCGGTAAGGGTCGGATGAAGACAACCGGCAAGCTGGGTGACGTGATGAAAGAAAGCATCGACGCCGCCTCAAGCTATGTGCGGTCGATCAGCCCAAAAATTGGGGTGAAGCCGACGAAGTTCGACAAGATCGATATCCACGTTCACGTGCCTGATGGTGCGACCCCCAAGGACGGACCAAGTGCTGGATTGGCGATGGTGACATCGATCGTTTCCGTGCTGACGCAAATTCCCGTCCGCAAAGACATTGCCATGACTGGCGAAGTTTCATTGCGCGGGAATGCGATGCCGATTGGAGGGCTCAAGGAGAAGCTGCTGGCCGCCCTTCGTGGTGGAATCACAACGGTCTTGATCC